One window from the genome of Parasteatoda tepidariorum isolate YZ-2023 chromosome 8, CAS_Ptep_4.0, whole genome shotgun sequence encodes:
- the LOC107438171 gene encoding uncharacterized protein — protein MKMESEEHEVWGDERLEILKDGDYTPTPDGDISKQEMPSWFDSEKFNRAKKVYKEQFASINFSHLCGLLLSFYFTKNIKTLRSTGESDTKLSLFHRYLQTVRHIQKWYEGNVFDINDPAQRSLSIVRNMHARVGKKMSALNDGIVYVSQWDMAVTQWAFVGPMVLFRSRVGIHGCSEEDYDALIHFWRAIGFLLGIEDQFNLCHGDYPQVVSACKSLLTKEYKVRVADASPVSVNMGKSVVAAMSEMQEALTWNSISTYIHELVGLPCPDSMGFIDYVCHYLTKFIMLFALRNSTFRQLFNDFSRWKLDVADKKDIKFMSMLQANKSGG, from the exons ATGAAAATGGAAAGTGAAGAGCATGAAGTGTGGGGGGATGAACGATTGGAGATATTAAAGGATGGTGATTACACCCCAACCCCCGATGGAGACATATCAAAACAAGAAATGCCTAGTTGGTTTGATTCCGAAAAATTTAATAGAGCCAAGAAGGTTTATAAAGAACAATTTGCAAG tataaaCTTCAGTCATCTATGTGGCCTACTTTTGTCCTTTTATTTCACAAAGAACATAAAGACTCTACGGTCAACAGGCGAATCGGATACCAAACTATCTCTTTTCCACAGATACCTTCAGACTGTACGACACATTCAGAAATGGTACGAAGGAAATGTTTTTGACATCAACGATCCTGCTCAGAGATCTTTATCCATCGTTAGAAATATGCATGCCAGAGTTGGTAAAAAGATGTCCGCATTAAACGATGGCATTGTCTACGTTTCTCAATGGGATATGGCTGTCACTCAATGGGCTTTTGTCGGCCCCATGGTACTTTTCCGATCTCGTGTAGGTATCCATGGCTGCAGCGAGGAAGATTATGATGCCTTAATTCACTTTTGGCGAGCTATTGGATTTCTTTTGGGTATTGAAGATCAATTTAACTTGTGCCATGGTGATTATCCTCAGGTTGTATCGGCATGTAAGTCACTCCTCACTAAAGAATACAAAGTGCGGGTTGCTGATGCTAGTCCAGTATCGGTAAATATGGGAAAAAGTGTCGTTGCTGCTATGAGTGAAATGCAAGAAGCTTTAACCTGGAATTCGATTTCAACCTATATTCATGAATTAGTAGGGTTGCCGTGCCCAGACTCTATGGGCTTCATTGATTATGTATGCCATTACTTGACGAAATTCATAATGCTTTTTGCCTTACGAAATTCAACTTTCAGACAATTATTCAATGACTTTTCTCGATGGAAATTGGACGTGGCTGACAAGAAGGACATTAAATTCATGTCGATGCTACAAGCGAATAAATCTGGCGGTTAA